One genomic window of Pseudomonas sp. LFM046 includes the following:
- a CDS encoding TetR/AcrR family transcriptional regulator yields MSPRPKTRDRIVLESLGLFNTQGERNVTTNHIAAHLGMSPGNLYYHFRNKQEIIAELFGHYEQRVDSFLRLPEGREVTVEDKTYYLESLLAAMWDFRFLHRDLEHLLESDADLAARYRLFAQRCLDHAQAIYRGFVNVGILRMNAAQVEALTLNSWIIVTSWVRFLCTTRGDAGDLSQELLRRGIYQVLALESGYLAPEVQPAVKALYEKLYVPLEQVVSA; encoded by the coding sequence ATGTCCCCACGACCCAAGACCCGCGACCGCATCGTTCTGGAGAGCCTCGGGCTGTTCAACACCCAGGGCGAGCGCAACGTGACCACCAACCACATCGCCGCGCACCTGGGCATGTCACCGGGCAACCTCTATTACCACTTCCGCAACAAGCAGGAGATCATCGCCGAGCTGTTCGGCCACTACGAACAGCGGGTGGACAGCTTCCTGCGCCTGCCGGAAGGGCGCGAGGTGACGGTGGAGGACAAGACCTACTACCTGGAGTCCCTGCTGGCGGCCATGTGGGACTTCCGCTTCCTGCACCGTGACCTGGAGCACCTGCTGGAGTCGGATGCCGATCTCGCCGCGCGCTACCGCCTGTTCGCCCAGCGTTGCCTGGACCACGCCCAGGCGATCTATAGGGGCTTCGTCAACGTCGGCATCCTGCGCATGAACGCCGCCCAGGTGGAGGCGCTGACCCTCAACAGCTGGATCATCGTCACCTCCTGGGTGCGCTTCCTCTGCACTACCCGCGGCGACGCCGGAGATCTCAGCCAGGAGTTGCTGCGCCGCGGCATCTATCAGGTGCTGGCGCTGGAAAGCGGCTACCTGGCCCCCGAGGTGCAGCCGGCAGTCAAGGCGCTGTACGAGAAACTGTACGTGCCGCTGGAGCAGGTGGTCTCGGCCTAG